GTGAGGAGGGGACACGGGAGGGTAGGGCCTGGCTCACTTTCCCCTGGATCGAACTGAGGTGTCCCAGGGTCTGCCAAGGGACCACTGGGGGTCCCATGGGAAGCGGGTCTTTGGGAAGGATGCCAGGGTCCAGGGAGCCCCTGGTGAGCCCCCTGCTCTTCCCAGCCCCGTCCGAAGTGCCCACTCTACGCCTGCACAGCAGCTCAGGCAGCAGCCTGACCCTGTCCTGGGCGCCCCCGGAGCGGCCCAACGGAGTCATCCTGGACTATGAGATGAAGTACTTTGAGAAGGTCAGAACCTCAAGGGGCAGGAGGAGGCcttgggctgagctgggctgagaaAATTACCCCCACAGGGTGTCGGGCTCTTGGGAGCAAGGCCTTGGGTACGGAGGGGGCATGTGGCAGGCCTGGGTGTGAACAGGGGCTGGTTGGcctcaggacccacctgaggaTGCCCCCTGCCTCCTGGCATTGCAGAGTGAGGGCATCGCCTCCACAGTGACCAGCCAGATGAACTCGGTGCAGCTAGACGGGCTGCGGCCCGACGCCCGCTATGTGGTCCAGGTCCGGGCCCGCACGGTCGCTGGCTACGGAAAGTACAGCCGGCCCGCCGAGTTTGAGACCACAAGTGAGAGAGGTTAGCAGCCCCCGCGCCTGTCCCCATCATGGCCCGCACAGTCTGTCCCTCCACTCAGCAGCCccttctctgtctccaggctcCGGGGCCCAGCAGCTCCAGGAGCAGCTTCCCCTCATCGTGGGCTCCGCGACAGCTGGCCTTGTCTTCGTGGTGGCCGTCGTGGTCATCGCCATCGTCTGCCTCAGGTACTCCCAGGCCGTGTTGCTCTCTGGGCTCACTAGAACTGCCCTTGACACCCTGGAGCCCCTCATGCCACAGCGATGAGCCGCTACcacctccctcagacccagggccTTCGCCCTCCTGGGGCCAGCCGTCGCTGGGGAAGCCCTCTCCCGTCCTTGCCTGCGTCCCCACCCTGCCCTTTGTCCACACCCCATCCCCTGAATCTCCGGGCAGGTTTCCTAGGGAGTGAGTCTGCTGAGCCCCTTGCCCAGAGCGCCAGAGGCCGCTGTGACCACCAAGTGCAGCACTTGGCCCCAGGCCGTCCGCTGTGTCCTCTGCCCCTTCTGTGAGCCCAAGGGTCTCCTGAACAAGGGAGCCATAGGGCTGGTCTCAGGCCTGCCCTCCACCCTGCCCCCTCCAGGAAGCAGCGGCACGGCCCAGACTCGGAGTACACGGAGAAGCTGCAGCAGTACAGTGAGTTCGACCCCCGTCTGCCCCTCCACGCCCTCCCTAAGCTCTCCCAGCGCCCCACAGGGCTCACAGacacctttctctctgcctgggacTTCATTCCTTACAGATTAACTCTGAATGCCCCCCTTGCTTCCAGTCAAGTGCCATTTCCTGACCCCTGTCTCTTTCCGGGTACCCTGTGCCCCCACTCACTCTGGCCAGCTAGCCGCAGAGATGACGGAGGTCTGACCCCTCCCTCAGAGGCAGTTAGTCCTATGGGAAAGACAGTGCGCATACATACAGGAAACAATTAGAGCTAACAATTAAGCACTGAGCCGGGTGCTCCTGTTGTAAAAGGCACTGAGAGTTTAGAGAagaggaaggcttcctggaggaggtggacTGGAGCTGAGCCAGGCGTGATGAGCAGGGTTTTGGGAGGCGAGGAAGAGCATTCCTGGCCAGAGGAACCTCTGGCAGGTAgtgggcggggtggggagggagccCAACTGTGGGGGCAGCCAGAAGACTGGTTTGACAGCTGCTAAGAAGCCAGGCTGGGTACCCGCAGAGGGTCGTGAAAGGCAGGCAGAAGAGTTTGGACTTGACTCCACCATAGGTAATTGGAAAGGCTCTCAAGCTGGGGAGTAACACAATGAACAGATTGTTTTAGGAAGACAGCGGAATGCAGGATAGCTCGGTGGGAAAAGTCCAGAGGCAGAGAGCCCAGCTGGGAGGCTATGGCAATAGTCTGAGTGTTGAAGGCCTGGACAAGGTCAGGGCGGTGAGAACCAGGGGAGGGATGAATCTGAGAGAGGTCTGGATGTGctgagagatgagagagaagaaCTAGCAGTAGAATCCTAGGTGTCTAGCCTTTATGATCAGGCTTTCTCACCGGGGCTGGAGGATTAGGGCAGCAAcacgggggcgggggtggggggagggggtggtggaATATGGGGCCGGGCTCAGCAGGGAGGCTGCTGGAGCTGCGCCCTTCGGGGGGAGATCCGTTACCTTGTCATGCCCACCTCTCCTCCCTCCAGTTGCTCCTGGAATGAAGGTTTATATCGACCCTTTTACCTACGAGGACCCTAACGAGGCCGTTCGGGAGTTTGCCAAGGAGATCGATGTATCCTGCGTCAAGATTGAGGAGGTGATTGGAGCTGGTGAGTCTCCTGGGGCACAGTGGAGGTGACACACTGGGGCGGGCTGAGTACCGGGCGGGTCATAGCTCGTGCCCTGTGCCCTGCAGGGGAGTTTGGGGAAGTGTGCCGGGGCCGACTGAAACAGCCTGGTCGCCGGGAGGTGTTTGTGGCCATCAAGACACTGAAGGTGGGCTACACCGAGCGGCAGCGGCGGGACTTCCTAAGTGAGGCCTCCATCATGGGCCAGTTTGATCACCCCAATATAATCCGGCTTGAGGGCGTGGTCACCAAAAGCCGGCCAGTCATGATCCTCACTGAGTTCATGGAGAACTGTGCCCTGGACTCCTTCCTCCGGGTAAGAGTCAGCGCCCaggccctctccctcccccagagAGTTGGGTTGGGCTAACCCTCCACCACACGCAAGTCAGATAGCCCCTATTCAAGTTCATGGCATTTACTGATGTGGCAAGGTGCAGGGAAATAGCAGGACTTCAGAAGTATGGGAGTTCACATCTTGACTCTGTCCCTTACtgcctgtgtgacctcaggcaagtgacttaacctctctgagtcccaGCTGCCTGGTTATAGAATGGAGGTGCTAAGAGCTAGTGGGTTCTCATGGGGATTCATTGGGACGTTGTCTACGAGATACTTGACACACAGTAGGGCAGCTCACTTACCCTCAGGGCACTCTGGACATGGTTGCATAGTCGAAGTACttggagagggaggcaggtgggTAGGCCATGGGCCAGGATGGGGCGGTGGGCACACCTGAGCCTGCTTGTTGCCTGCAGCTCAACGATGGGCAGTTCACGGTCATCCAGCTGGTGGGCATGTTGCGGGGCATTGCTGCTGGCATGAAATACCTGTCGGAGATGAACTATGTGCACCGCGACCTGGCTGCCCGCAACATCCTTGTCAACAGCAACCTGGTCTGCAAAGTCTCAGACTTCGGCCTCTCCCGCTTCCTGGAGGATGACCCCTCTGATCCCACCTACACCAGCTCCCTGGTACAGGAAGTCGCTGGGAGGGAGACTGGGGACGGGGCCTGTCAGGCAGGGGCTCCGGCCTTGGGGGCAGCTCGGAGTCACAGGGTGAAGGGCCTGTGCCCCTCTCACCAGGGTGGAAAGATCCCCATCCGCTGGACGGCCCCAGAGGCCATCGCCTATCGGAAGTTCACTTCTGCTAGTGATGTCTGGAGCTACGGAATTGTCATGTGGGAGGTCATGAGCTATGGAGAGCGACCCTACTGGGACATGAGCAACCAGGATGTGAGTGGGGCCAAGCGACCgtggttgggtgggtgggtgctggctggggatggtggcggcTCACTCTGGCTTTCCCGGCCCTCGGCCCAGGTCATCAATGCTGTGGAGCAGGACTATCGGCTGCCACCGCCCATGGACTGCCCCACAGCACTGCACCAGCTCATGCTGGACTGCTGGGTGCGGGACCGGAACCTCAGGCCCAAATTCTCCCAGATCGTCAATACCTTGGACAAGCTCATCCGCAATGCTGCCAgcctcaaggtcattgccaacgCTCAGTCTGGGTCAGTACCTCTGCCTCTGCTCCCACCCAGCCAGTAGCCCTACCTCCTGCCCTCAAGACTCAACAGGACGTTCTCTTCTTCCCATAGCATGTCACAGCCCCTCCTGGACCGCACGGTCCCAGATTACACCACCTTCACGACAGTTGGTGATTGGCTGGAGGCCATCAAGATGGGGCGGTACAAGGAGAGCTTCGTCAGTGCAGGGTTTGCGTCCTTTGACTTGGTGGCTCAGATGACCGCAGAGTAAGTATGCCTCAGATTcggaggggcagggcagggggcccTGGGCTGGGCCCCCAGttgagggcaggaggagagggacTGATCTTGCTTTTGCTTCATCTGCAGAGACCTGCTGCGCATCGGGGTCACCCTGGCCGGCCACCAGAAGAAGATCCTGAGCAGTATCCAGGACATGCGGCTGCAGATGAACCAGACGCTGCCCGTGCAGGTCTGACACCGGCTCCCACGGGGGACCCCGAGGACCACGCAGGGATGCCGAGCAGCCGGCTGgacttttggactcttggacttttGGATGCCTGGCCTTAGGCTGTGGCCCAGAAGATGGAAGGCTGGGAAGGGCCCAAGCTGGGACTTCTCCAGGCCTGTGCTCCCTCCCCAGGAAGAGTGCCCCAAACCTCTTCATATTGAAGATGGATTAGGAGAGGGGGTGATGACCCCTCCCCAAGCCCCTCAGGGCCAGACCTTCCTGCTCTCCAGCGGGAGATCCCCACAACCTCACACTTGTCTGTTCTTCAATGCTGGAAGTCCTGGCAGGGTCAGGTGGGGGTAAGCCGGGGTTCCACAGGGCCCAGCCCTGGCAGGGGTCTGGCCCCCCAGGTAGGTGGAGAGCAGTCCCTCCCTCAGGAACTGGAGGAGGGGACTCCAGGAATGGGGAAATGTGACATCCCCAACCTGAAGCCAGCCGGCACCTCCAGTTTGCACAGGGATTTGTTCTGGGGGCCGagggccctgccccacccctgcccttgGTGCTGTCATGAAAGGGCAGGCAGGGGCAGGCCAAGGAGTTGCCCTTTGCCCCCCAGAGACTGACTCTCGAAGCCAGAGATGGgatgtgtgagtgcgtgtgtgtgtgcacgtgcgtgtgtgtgtgtgtgtgtgtgtgtgcacgcactgGCCTGCACAGAGAGCATGGGTGAGCGTGTAAAAGCTTGGCCCTGTGCCCTGCAGTGGGTCCAGCTGGGCCGACAGCAGAATAAAGGCAATAAGATAATTCTCCTGCCCCTTCTTATTTCTCCTCCCAAGGCATGACTCCCTGCTTCCAGGTTCACAGTCCCAGGCTGCCAACCCCTCACAATTCCCTGCAGGCATTGGGAAACCAGATCTGGGCCCATCCAGGCTCAGCTTTCCCTTTGTCCCTGGACCTCACTCCTTTAAGCATCTAACAGACTTCTTGGAAGTGGGACAGTGACAGCGGAGAACAAACTACCCTGGAGCTTCTTCCTTCCAAGGCAGAGGCCTTCCTGGGACCGGGGCAGGCTCTTGCTGGACGGTGTTTTACTGAGTCGGTTCCCAGCCATTGTCTTTAAGGGAGCTAAGGGTAGAGGGGGTTGATCAGTTCCCAGGGTCATGTGACCAAGGACAAAGGGAAGGAGAAGCTACTGGTGTTGAGAGGCAGAGGCCCGAAGTAAGGCTGCGCCTCACGGAGGCTTCCCTTGCCCAGGTGCTGGGCGAAATGCCCCATTTATACATGGATCTTATTTAATCTCACAACAAACCCAGCCAGGCAAGGaggtatttttatcttctttttacaaagaggaaaaggagagtttaaataacttgcccaaagtcgcTGAGCCAGTAAGTGAGGCCCGCGGCTGGGATTCCCACCCTCAGACTGCCTGCACACTTGAAAGGTTCAGAGGATAAATAACAAGAACCGGGGAGAGGGTTAGGAAAACAGCTTCTGGAAACGTCAAAGGAGAAAGCGTGGTGGGGGGCGCCCGGAGGCCCCTCAGACGCTGAAACAGGCCGGGGAGGAGAGGAATGCAGGCGTGTTTCCAGGGCCGGGAGGGATCCTTGGCCAGCAAACCTTTGTGCTTTCCGAGAGACCCGCACACCCTGAAGTAGAGGGTCCCTGGGCAGGCACAGAGGCATGGACAGACACCGCGCCATGTGGATGAGAGGCTGTCCTGTCGAGGCGCCGCACCTCTCCCTGGACCCGTCCAGGCAGCGCAGAGCTTCCTTGGGGAAATCTAAGCGAGGGGCCGCACCGAGGGGTCGGCAGGGGTGCGGGCCTGGACGCGTGCGACCGCGATTTCAGGCGCTGGGGTGGAGGCCCGGGGAGGCCGCGCGGAGGCTGCGGGGTCGGCTTCGTGGCGCACTCCCGGCGGCGGTCGGAGGAGCCCGGGAACGGCCCTGGCACGGCGGGCGGTGGTGCGACTCCCCAGGGCGCCCCGGTTCCTCCCGCGCGCTCCCGCGTGCGGGCTGCTCGGCGGCGCCGGTTCCTTAGTATTCGCCCCACGGAGCCCAGCCACGCCACCGCAGCCGGCCCGGGGAGGGGCGCCCCGCACGCACGGCTCGGCTCTCGGCGTCCCCCGGGGCGGGCGCGGGGAGGGGAGGGCCGGGAGCCGACACAGCCTCTCTGCAGAGGCCTCTTCCTCTTGGGGTAGGCGGGGAGGGACTTGGCGGGGGGGGGgacgggggcgggggcgggggcaggaGGTGGCCCTTGGACCAGGCGCCAGAGCTGTCAACCGGGCGAGGTGTGGCGGGCGGCCGGGGGAGGGGACGCGGTGCCGAGGGGCCTCCGGCACCGCCGCTCCGCAGTTCCCGGCTGCAGGCGCAAATAACGCGGAGGGGGCGCGCCGAGCTGCGGCTCAAGTGGCCACTTCCTACTCCCGAggccaggggatggggagggatccGCGGCCGCTGACTCCTGCCCAGCCTCGGTCGCCATCCCGTCCCCTTGCCCCGAGCTTTATAGAGGGAGTCTGGGTGGAGGGCGcggaggtgaggggtggggggtaggggatCCACCCGCAGAGGTGTGACATCGCCCTCTGCTGGGTCCGCAGGGAGGGAAAGATCATGGTCGTTCAGCGCCAAGTGGGGAGGGGCCCTGGGAGCCAGACAATCAAGGGGACTCTCGGACTGTGCGCCCCGGGCTGAGGATCTCGAGGGACGTCGTGAGCCCAGAGGTCCAGGGGGAGTAAGGCACTCTCTCACTGTTCCCGGTGCAGCCACCACGCAGACCTGGCTCCTCCTGTATCCAGGTACCCTCGCCTGCATGCGCGCCCTCTCCTGCCACCTGCCCGCGGACACAGCTGATGGCCACACTACACCGGCCCACGCTACACCACACCATagcccttcctccctcactcacGCTCATTCGTCCTCACTCACTGGACCCTCCCGGGCCCTCCTTCCAGGCCCACAAGCCCTGAGAGCCTCCCTGACTGAGAACAGGTAGGGGAAGGGCTGCGGAGGGGGAAGTAAGAAAAGCCATCCCCCTCCTGGAAGGCGCCCCCCGTCCCCGGCGCACTTCCTGCCCAAACCGCTGAACCTCGCTAACCTGTGTCTCCCTGGAAAGGGCTGGGAGGAGTCCTCAGACTCCCCAGCAGGTTTGTGAGGAGGGTGGGCTCTGATTGaagcagaggaagagagggaagagagagggcaCCTCAGGAGCTGTCTGGCTCTTCTGGGGACCGACAAGGAGTGAGAGGGAATGAGATTTTAGTAGGCCTGGTTACTTAGACACTTCCTGGGGGCAGAAAATTAGACCTCCCAGTTAGGGCTACAAGGAAgccggtgggggtgggggttgttgAGGATTTGGAGGAGACTGCTCCCCCTTCATTCCCTCATTTCACTTGCCCCATGGGGGCAGTTGTGGTCCCAAAGGAGCCCTTTCTTGCCCTCTCTGTGCCTAAGCACAGAGAGTAGGAACAGCTAGGAAGCTAAGCTGCTTCAGTCTGTGCTCAGCCCCTGACCATATCCCCTCATCCAGGTGGCCCTAGGGAGAGGCGCCTAGACAGCAGCCCTTATACCTAAGCCTGGGTGGCCAGCCTCTGGATTGGAACCCAGAAAATGTGGGTAGTGCCATGGGAAGGGCTGCCTATTTAGGGTACAGGCAGACGGGGTTCAAAGCCCAGATCGCTTGTTTTTCATACCTCACTGCCTCAATGCCCTCAGTGATAAAAAGGTatgtcggccaggcgcggtggctcatgcctgtaatcccagcactttgggaggccaagacgggcggaccacgaggtcagaagatagagaccatcctggctaacacgatgaaacccagtctttactaataatacaaaaattagcccggcgtggtggcacgcacctgtaggcccagctactcaggaggctgaggcaggagaatcccttgagcctgggaggcggtggttgcagtgagtcaagatctcgtcactgccagcctgggcaacaaagtgagactccgtctcaaaaaaaaaaaaaaaaaaaaaaaaaggtatagttATCATTTCTATATCCTGAGCTTGTTAAATctgttaatacatgtaaagtatgTGCCAGGattatagtaagtgctcaaaaatgttagctattttttatttgtatgaagtttaaataaaatatagaagcaGATAGG
The genomic region above belongs to Saimiri boliviensis isolate mSaiBol1 chromosome 8, mSaiBol1.pri, whole genome shotgun sequence and contains:
- the EPHB3 gene encoding ephrin type-B receptor 3 isoform X1 is translated as MARARPPPPPPGLLPLLPPLLLLPLLLPAGCRALEETLMDTKWVTSELAWTSHPETGWEEVSGYDEGMNPIRTYQVCNVRESSQNNWLRTGFIWRRDVQRVYVELKFTVRDCNSIPNIPGSCKETFNLFYYEADSDVASASSPFWMENPYVKVDTIAPDESFSRLDAGRVNTKVRSFGPLSKAGFYLAFQDQGACMSLISVRAFYKKCASTTAGFALFPETLTGAEPTSLVIAPGTCIPNAVEVSVPLKLYCNGDGEWMVPVGACTCATGHEPAAKESQCRPCPPGSYKAKQGEGPCLPCPPNSRTTSPAASICTCHNNFYRADSDSADSACTTVPSPPRGMISNVNETSLILEWSEPRDLGGRDDLLYNVICKKCHGGSGAGGPSACSRCDDNVEFVPRQLGLTERRVHISHLLAHTRYTFEVQAVNGVSGKSPLPPRYAAVNITTNQAAPSEVPTLRLHSSSGSSLTLSWAPPERPNGVILDYEMKYFEKSEGIASTVTSQMNSVQLDGLRPDARYVVQVRARTVAGYGKYSRPAEFETTSERGSGAQQLQEQLPLIVGSATAGLVFVVAVVVIAIVCLRKQRHGPDSEYTEKLQQYIAPGMKVYIDPFTYEDPNEAVREFAKEIDVSCVKIEEVIGAGEFGEVCRGRLKQPGRREVFVAIKTLKVGYTERQRRDFLSEASIMGQFDHPNIIRLEGVVTKSRPVMILTEFMENCALDSFLRLNDGQFTVIQLVGMLRGIAAGMKYLSEMNYVHRDLAARNILVNSNLVCKVSDFGLSRFLEDDPSDPTYTSSLGGKIPIRWTAPEAIAYRKFTSASDVWSYGIVMWEVMSYGERPYWDMSNQDVINAVEQDYRLPPPMDCPTALHQLMLDCWVRDRNLRPKFSQIVNTLDKLIRNAASLKVIANAQSGMSQPLLDRTVPDYTTFTTVGDWLEAIKMGRYKESFVSAGFASFDLVAQMTAEDLLRIGVTLAGHQKKILSSIQDMRLQMNQTLPVQV
- the EPHB3 gene encoding ephrin type-B receptor 3 isoform X2, whose product is MARARPPPPPPGLLPLLPPLLLLPLLLPAGCRALEETLMDTKWVTSELAWTSHPETGWEEVSGYDEGMNPIRTYQVCNVRESSQNNWLRTGFIWRRDVQRVYVELKFTVRDCNSIPNIPGSCKETFNLFYYEADSDVASASSPFWMENPYVKVDTIAPDESFSRLDAGRVNTKVRSFGPLSKAGFYLAFQDQGACMSLISVRAFYKKCASTTAGFALFPETLTGAEPTSLVIAPGTCIPNAVEVSVPLKLYCNGDGEWMVPVGACTCATGHEPAAKESQCRPCPPGSYKAKQGEGPCLPCPPNSRTTSPAASICTCHNNFYRADSDSADSACTTVPSPPRGMISNVNETSLILEWSEPRDLGGRDDLLYNVICKKCHGGSGAGGPSACSRCDDNVEFVPRQLGLTERRVHISHLLAHTRYTFEVQAVNGVSGKSPLPPRYAAVNITTNQAAPSEVPTLRLHSSSGSSLTLSWAPPERPNGVILDYEMKYFEKSEGIASTVTSQMNSVQLDGLRPDARYVVQVRARTVAGYGKYSRPAEFETTSERGSGAQQLQEQLPLIVGSATAGLVFVVAVVVIAIVCLRKQRHGPDSEYTEKLQQYIAPGMKVYIDPFTYEDPNEAVREFAKEIDVSCVKIEEVIGAGEFGEVCRGRLKQPGRREVFVAIKTLKVGYTERQRRDFLSEASIMGQFDHPNIIRLEGVVTKSRPVMILTEFMENCALDSFLRLNDGQFTVIQLVGMLRGIAAGMKYLSEMNYVHRDLAARNILVNSNLVCKVSDFGLSRFLEDDPSDPTYTSSLGGKIPIRWTAPEAIAYRKFTSASDVWSYGIVMWEVMSYGERPYWDMSNQDVINAVEQDYRLPPPMDCPTALHQLMLDCWVRDRNLRPKFSQIVNTLDKLIRNAASLKVIANAQSGMSQPLLDRTVPDYTTFTTVGDWLEAIKMGRYKESFVSAGFASFDLVAQMTAEDLLRIGVTLAGHQKKILSSIQDMRLQMNQTLPVQEECPKPLHIEDGLGEGVMTPPQAPQGQTFLLSSGRSPQPHTCLFFNAGSPGRVRWG